A region of Mesorhizobium sp. M3A.F.Ca.ET.080.04.2.1 DNA encodes the following proteins:
- a CDS encoding MerR family DNA-binding transcriptional regulator — MKLVSPGEAAANSNDIQAEAGEELARIGEMAKKYGVTLRTLRFYEDKGLLNPKRDGSTRLYTRRDKARLKLILLGRKVGFSLRDVKQMMDLYDPTGSNTKQLRLALDKSEKQLARLQKQRALIEDAINELSNSMTAVRQMLSERAAMQASAAG; from the coding sequence ATGAAACTTGTTTCGCCCGGCGAGGCCGCGGCCAATAGCAATGACATACAGGCCGAAGCCGGCGAAGAACTCGCCCGCATCGGCGAGATGGCCAAGAAATATGGCGTGACCTTGCGCACGCTGCGTTTCTATGAAGACAAAGGCCTGCTCAATCCGAAGCGCGACGGCTCGACGCGTCTTTACACGCGGCGCGACAAGGCTCGGCTGAAGCTGATCCTGCTCGGCCGCAAGGTCGGGTTCTCGCTGCGCGACGTCAAGCAGATGATGGACCTTTATGATCCGACCGGTTCCAACACCAAGCAGTTGCGGCTGGCGCTCGACAAGTCGGAGAAGCAGCTCGCTCGCCTGCAGAAACAGCGGGCGCTCATCGAGGACGCCATCAACGAGCTGAGCAATTCGATGACGGCGGTACGCCAGATGCTGAGCGAGCGCGCCGCGATGCAGGCGAGCGCCGCCGGCTGA
- a CDS encoding TIGR02186 family protein produces MAGLRAFAATVSLSMLFALSGANAQTPPLAENIQIGLSTDAISITAGFSGADLTIFGSLENPDPLIARQGRYDVVVVLEGPPRPVVVRRKDRILGVWINLESETFENVPVSYSVATTRPLQDIAEPTKYRQLSLGSQNLYMKPADETDSPATIQEFTAALRERKAATGLYSENVGGVQFLSQNLFRATVRLAPNIPVGTHKARAFLFKSGMFVKESSAQLEIRKSGFEQSIFRVAHDYSFFYGVFAVSLAMLTGWLGRLVFRKD; encoded by the coding sequence ATGGCGGGTTTGAGAGCATTCGCCGCTACCGTTTCGCTTTCCATGCTCTTCGCCCTGTCGGGGGCGAATGCGCAGACGCCGCCCCTTGCCGAAAACATTCAGATCGGCCTTTCCACTGACGCCATTTCCATCACGGCCGGATTCTCAGGCGCCGACCTCACCATCTTCGGATCGCTCGAAAATCCCGATCCGCTGATAGCGCGCCAGGGGCGCTATGACGTCGTCGTCGTTCTGGAAGGGCCGCCTAGACCGGTCGTGGTCCGGCGCAAGGACAGGATCCTCGGCGTCTGGATCAACCTGGAATCGGAGACGTTCGAGAACGTGCCGGTGTCCTACTCGGTCGCTACGACGCGACCGCTGCAGGACATTGCCGAGCCGACCAAATACAGGCAGCTCTCGCTCGGCTCCCAGAACCTCTACATGAAGCCCGCCGACGAGACCGACAGTCCGGCGACGATCCAAGAATTCACCGCCGCGCTGCGCGAGCGCAAGGCAGCGACCGGCCTCTATAGCGAGAATGTCGGCGGCGTGCAGTTCCTGTCGCAGAACCTGTTCCGCGCCACCGTCCGGCTGGCGCCCAACATCCCGGTCGGCACCCACAAGGCGCGCGCCTTCTTGTTCAAGAGCGGCATGTTCGTCAAGGAAAGCTCCGCCCAGCTCGAAATCCGCAAGTCCGGCTTCGAGCAGTCGATCTTCCGCGTCGCGCATGATTATTCCTTCTTCTACGGCGTTTTCGCCGTCTCGCTCGCCATGCTCACGGGCTGGCTCGGAAGGCTCGTCTTCCGCAAGGATTGA
- a CDS encoding peptidoglycan-binding protein has product MNTKRSYLDTLNAGRQRRPHTSLEELNRSLETLEQRLSRGDMPERGDPRRPAIEPRYAAAQPYDEPRWYEDPYSRQSEQNRGPQPPAAAAPAFGQNYQTIARDIDRVRGQEDSVAMVGKIAVELRGLREELRHQMTAGLRREFDALRNDIDSAMQANSAHGAPADKSSAELGLEFERLSGAIQTLAEKSDDRSVNLLRLELEQVKAALDTLAREESVRAVDRRWDDFDRRWSAFEDRVDADQRQRAEGPNLSVLTDRLEQISSAVNNLPESLSLRSLEEKVRMLASAVDRFASQQTTRGSETLAMIDERLDEISRAIVASTVAAQANAFDPETFGRIEKRIASLAQQIDEVAQSRPGAEVIDRLNLLSSRVDELAGRAQLPEQAIERLGQQIALITDKIDHAPVMPDADQIFQGLEQRFDALSALLERRQGDAIEQSNALFHDLERRLDEVANRLDQRMQQDDSASLMEAIDARFTALAKRIETRTPDPGNEMAIRGLESRLEDISSRLELSAAQVAGIDPALIRSLEAQVAGLSAHLSKPGTSLPEFEDISPRLTDIEKSLAGTRDSILGVAREAAENAVRSLAESSSATAASNATAVAGLAQDLKTLEALTRRSDERNSRTFEAIHDTLLKIVDRLGSLETDEPSEAVSELVDPQPASRRAGRKIAVQDAPSMDIDQPLPLPGDMADVDARAAAIMREELAMHEPVADAEAAARNEPAMRAEPVPRTPSEAAAAAAVAALGSDATAEKPEKAGRKKSMFGGLARAFRSKKDTDTPPLAGSAPVGDVPTVDIDEPLDPKAANRPLEPGSGAPDLNAIMKRVRDERGAQPARRGETDAAKSDFIAAARRAAQAAAAEADALKRQSTMTGPVKALRIGDLLKARRKPILMAAAAIMMALAGLQLGKAFFSDPAPVARNDAPAVSAQKVETASLNATSAPKPDTGAKRPETAPARTVRQAEATAQPSGPEMPAATAPAASTPAAATLAAPAQPAPAPMASAAHAEAAAPVVNSPAMDTDADTQPTASAPATTSADMTGAVTRTDSKTETAAAKIDIPTEVGPVALRDAAAGGDAKALFEIGSRYAESRGVKEDMTAAAKWYEKSAELGFAPAEYRIGNFYEKGIGVGRDIKKAKTYYQLAAEQGNASAMHNLAVLFAMAADGVTDNESATHWFQAAADLGVKDSQFNLGILSAKGVGMKQNLEDSYKWFALVAKTGDKDAAAKRDEIANALRPEQLERARAATELWKPKPLNAAANSADIPESWQDSTPQTTASIDMKKAVQNIQLILNKNGYDAGGADGVMGDKTKTAIMAFQTDNKMKPTGEIDEPLVKALLAHK; this is encoded by the coding sequence ATGAACACCAAGCGGTCCTATCTCGATACACTCAACGCCGGCAGACAACGTCGGCCGCACACCTCGCTGGAGGAGCTGAATCGCTCGCTCGAAACTCTGGAGCAGCGGCTCAGTCGCGGCGACATGCCCGAGCGCGGCGATCCGCGGCGGCCGGCAATCGAGCCCCGCTATGCCGCCGCGCAACCCTATGACGAGCCACGCTGGTATGAGGACCCCTATTCCAGGCAAAGCGAGCAAAATCGCGGGCCTCAGCCGCCGGCCGCCGCCGCTCCTGCCTTCGGCCAGAACTACCAGACCATCGCGCGCGACATCGATCGAGTGCGGGGCCAGGAAGACAGCGTCGCGATGGTCGGCAAGATCGCGGTTGAACTGCGCGGCCTGCGCGAGGAACTGCGCCACCAGATGACCGCGGGGCTGCGGCGCGAGTTCGACGCGCTGCGCAACGACATCGACAGCGCGATGCAGGCGAACAGCGCGCACGGCGCTCCGGCGGACAAGAGCAGCGCCGAGCTCGGCCTGGAATTCGAGCGCCTTTCCGGCGCCATCCAGACGCTTGCCGAAAAGAGCGACGACCGCAGCGTGAACCTGCTGCGGCTCGAATTGGAGCAGGTCAAGGCGGCGCTCGACACGCTGGCGCGCGAGGAGAGCGTGCGGGCCGTCGATCGGCGTTGGGACGATTTCGATCGCCGCTGGAGCGCCTTCGAGGACCGCGTCGACGCCGACCAGCGCCAGCGCGCGGAAGGTCCCAACCTTTCGGTGCTGACCGACCGGCTCGAGCAGATCAGCAGCGCCGTCAACAATCTGCCGGAGTCCCTGTCGCTGCGCTCGCTGGAAGAGAAGGTGCGCATGCTTGCCAGCGCTGTCGACCGTTTTGCCAGCCAGCAGACGACGCGCGGCAGCGAGACGCTCGCCATGATCGACGAGCGGTTGGACGAGATCTCCCGCGCCATCGTCGCCTCGACGGTCGCGGCCCAGGCCAACGCCTTCGATCCCGAGACATTCGGACGGATCGAGAAGCGCATCGCATCGCTCGCACAGCAGATCGACGAGGTTGCGCAGTCGCGGCCCGGCGCCGAGGTGATCGATCGCCTCAACCTCCTGTCGAGCCGGGTCGACGAGCTTGCCGGGCGCGCTCAGCTGCCCGAACAAGCCATCGAGCGTCTCGGCCAGCAGATCGCCTTGATTACCGACAAGATCGACCACGCGCCGGTCATGCCTGACGCCGACCAGATTTTTCAGGGGCTGGAGCAGCGCTTCGACGCGCTCTCCGCGCTGCTGGAACGGCGCCAGGGCGATGCGATTGAACAAAGCAACGCGCTGTTTCACGACCTCGAGCGGCGGCTGGACGAGGTCGCCAACAGGCTCGACCAGCGCATGCAGCAGGACGACAGCGCCAGCCTCATGGAGGCGATCGACGCCCGTTTTACCGCGCTTGCCAAGCGCATCGAGACGCGCACGCCAGATCCGGGAAACGAAATGGCGATCCGCGGCCTGGAAAGCCGACTCGAAGACATTTCCAGCCGACTGGAGCTGTCCGCGGCACAAGTCGCCGGTATCGATCCGGCCCTTATCCGCAGCCTGGAGGCGCAGGTCGCCGGCCTGTCGGCGCATCTATCCAAGCCTGGCACGTCCCTGCCCGAATTCGAGGACATCAGTCCACGGCTCACCGACATCGAGAAGTCGCTCGCCGGCACGCGGGACTCCATCCTCGGGGTCGCTCGCGAAGCGGCGGAGAACGCCGTCAGGTCGCTCGCCGAATCGAGTTCGGCCACAGCCGCGTCGAACGCGACAGCGGTGGCCGGCCTAGCCCAGGATCTGAAGACGCTCGAGGCGCTTACCCGCCGCTCCGACGAGCGCAATTCGCGGACCTTCGAGGCAATTCACGACACATTGCTCAAGATCGTCGACCGGCTGGGCTCGCTGGAGACCGACGAACCCAGCGAGGCGGTCAGCGAGCTGGTGGACCCGCAACCCGCCAGCAGGCGGGCGGGCCGCAAGATCGCGGTTCAGGACGCGCCGTCGATGGACATCGACCAGCCGCTGCCGCTGCCCGGAGACATGGCCGATGTCGACGCGCGCGCCGCCGCGATCATGCGCGAGGAGTTGGCCATGCACGAGCCGGTTGCGGATGCCGAAGCGGCTGCGCGCAACGAACCGGCCATGCGCGCCGAACCTGTTCCGCGCACGCCCTCGGAGGCTGCGGCGGCCGCCGCCGTCGCGGCACTCGGATCGGATGCGACGGCCGAAAAGCCCGAGAAGGCGGGCCGCAAGAAGTCTATGTTCGGCGGACTGGCACGCGCCTTCAGGAGCAAGAAGGACACGGATACGCCGCCGCTTGCCGGCTCGGCGCCAGTGGGCGACGTCCCGACGGTCGACATCGACGAACCGCTCGATCCCAAGGCAGCCAACCGGCCGCTGGAGCCGGGCTCCGGCGCGCCGGACCTCAACGCCATCATGAAGCGCGTTCGCGACGAGCGCGGCGCCCAGCCTGCCAGGCGCGGCGAAACCGACGCCGCCAAGTCCGACTTCATCGCGGCCGCACGCCGCGCGGCCCAGGCCGCCGCAGCGGAGGCCGACGCGCTGAAGCGGCAATCGACCATGACGGGACCGGTGAAGGCGCTGAGGATCGGCGATCTGCTCAAGGCGCGGCGCAAGCCGATCCTGATGGCGGCCGCCGCAATCATGATGGCGCTGGCCGGCCTGCAGCTCGGCAAGGCCTTCTTCTCCGATCCGGCGCCGGTGGCCAGAAACGACGCACCGGCCGTCTCCGCGCAGAAGGTCGAAACCGCATCGCTCAACGCAACCAGCGCGCCGAAGCCCGACACCGGTGCTAAAAGGCCCGAAACCGCACCCGCCCGGACTGTCAGGCAGGCGGAGGCCACCGCCCAGCCATCCGGCCCCGAAATGCCGGCCGCCACAGCGCCAGCCGCCTCGACGCCTGCTGCGGCGACTCTCGCCGCGCCGGCCCAGCCTGCGCCGGCTCCGATGGCCTCGGCTGCTCATGCCGAGGCGGCAGCTCCGGTCGTGAACTCGCCTGCCATGGACACGGACGCAGACACCCAGCCGACGGCCAGCGCGCCGGCGACGACATCCGCGGACATGACGGGCGCGGTGACGCGAACGGACAGCAAGACCGAGACGGCGGCTGCAAAGATCGACATTCCGACCGAGGTCGGCCCGGTGGCGCTGCGCGACGCGGCCGCCGGCGGCGACGCCAAGGCGCTGTTCGAAATCGGCTCGCGCTACGCCGAATCGCGTGGCGTGAAGGAAGACATGACAGCAGCCGCCAAATGGTACGAGAAGTCCGCCGAGCTCGGCTTCGCGCCGGCCGAATACCGCATCGGCAATTTCTACGAGAAGGGCATCGGCGTCGGGCGCGACATCAAGAAGGCCAAGACCTACTACCAGCTCGCCGCCGAACAGGGCAACGCCAGCGCCATGCACAATCTGGCTGTGCTGTTCGCCATGGCGGCGGACGGCGTGACCGACAATGAATCGGCGACGCACTGGTTCCAGGCCGCCGCGGACCTCGGCGTCAAGGACAGCCAGTTCAATCTCGGCATCCTGTCGGCCAAGGGCGTCGGCATGAAGCAGAACCTGGAGGACTCCTACAAGTGGTTCGCGCTCGTCGCTAAGACCGGCGACAAGGACGCGGCCGCCAAGCGGGACGAGATCGCCAATGCGCTCAGGCCCGAGCAGCTCGAGCGCGCCCGCGCCGCCACCGAGCTTTGGAAGCCAAAGCCGCTCAACGCGGCCGCCAACTCGGCCGATATCCCGGAATCCTGGCAGGACAGCACGCCGCAGACGACCGCCAGCATCGACATGAAGAAGGCGGTGCAGAACATCCAGCTGATTCTCAACAAGAACGGCTACGATGCCGGCGGCGCCGACGGCGTCATGGGCGACAAGACCAAGACCGCCATCATGGCCTTCCAGACCGACAACAAGATGAAACCGACCGGCGAGATCGACGAACCGCTCGTCAAGGCGCTGCTGGCACACAAATAA
- a CDS encoding acyl-CoA dehydrogenase: MTIYRAPIQDTLFVLNDVLGYQRFSNLPGFSDATPDVLEAILAEGAKLAENVMHLLNRVGDMEGCVRHDDGSVTTPRGFKEAFDQYRKGGWMGLAAPAEFGGQGLPYSVHTAVSEYMISANMALMMYPGLTQGAIAAIITHGTDEQKATWLPKMVEGAWTGTMNLTEPHCGTDLGLLRTKAVPNGNGTYRISGQKIFISAGEHDMSDNIVHLVLARVEGAPEGVKGISLFIVPKLKLDASGNPGERNTVSCGSIEEKMGIHGNSTCVMNYDEAEGTLLGDLNGGLKAMFTMMNEARLGVGLQGLSLSEIAYQNAVSYAKDRLQGRSLSGAKAPDKKADPIIVHPDVRRSLMTMKAFNEAGRALALWTAIKSDVAHRAGDDKDRQAADDYTGLLTPVVKGVLTDKGFDHAVMAQQVFGGHGYIEEHGMSQFVRDARIAMIYEGANGIQALDLVGRKLGQNGGRAVQAFFKEVGEFCEENRADEKMAPFTKALKKGLNDLQAATMWLVQNAMAKPDNAGAASSDYMHLFGLVALGYMWGQMAKAAGAKLAQGANGASAFYDSKLVTARFFMERIMPETATRLARISSGADTLMALPAEAF; encoded by the coding sequence ATGACGATTTACAGGGCGCCGATCCAAGACACGCTGTTCGTGCTCAACGATGTGCTCGGTTATCAGCGCTTTTCCAATCTTCCCGGTTTCTCGGACGCAACGCCGGATGTGCTCGAGGCGATCCTTGCCGAAGGCGCCAAGCTTGCCGAGAACGTCATGCATCTGCTGAACCGGGTCGGCGACATGGAAGGCTGCGTGCGCCACGATGACGGTTCGGTGACGACGCCCAGGGGTTTCAAGGAAGCCTTCGACCAGTATCGCAAGGGCGGCTGGATGGGGCTCGCCGCACCCGCCGAGTTTGGCGGCCAGGGTCTGCCCTACAGCGTGCACACCGCCGTCTCCGAATACATGATCTCCGCCAATATGGCGCTGATGATGTATCCCGGCCTGACGCAGGGTGCGATCGCCGCCATCATTACCCATGGCACCGACGAGCAGAAAGCCACCTGGCTGCCGAAAATGGTCGAGGGCGCCTGGACCGGCACCATGAACCTGACCGAGCCGCATTGCGGCACCGATCTTGGCCTGCTGCGTACCAAAGCCGTGCCGAACGGCAACGGCACCTACAGGATTTCCGGCCAGAAGATATTCATCTCCGCCGGCGAGCACGACATGTCGGACAACATCGTCCATCTGGTGCTGGCCCGCGTCGAAGGCGCCCCGGAAGGCGTCAAGGGCATTTCGCTGTTCATCGTGCCGAAGCTCAAGCTCGATGCTTCCGGAAACCCCGGCGAGCGGAACACTGTCTCCTGCGGTTCCATCGAGGAGAAGATGGGCATCCACGGCAACTCGACCTGTGTCATGAATTACGATGAGGCCGAGGGCACGCTCCTCGGCGACTTGAACGGTGGCCTGAAGGCCATGTTCACGATGATGAACGAGGCCCGCCTTGGCGTCGGCCTGCAGGGGCTTTCGCTCTCTGAGATCGCCTACCAGAACGCCGTCTCCTATGCCAAGGATCGGTTGCAGGGCCGCTCGCTCTCCGGCGCCAAGGCGCCCGACAAGAAGGCCGACCCGATCATCGTCCATCCCGATGTCCGCCGCTCGCTGATGACCATGAAGGCCTTCAACGAGGCTGGCCGCGCGCTGGCGTTGTGGACGGCGATCAAGTCCGACGTGGCCCATCGTGCCGGTGATGACAAGGATCGCCAGGCCGCCGACGACTACACCGGGCTGCTGACGCCGGTGGTCAAGGGCGTGCTCACCGACAAGGGCTTCGACCATGCGGTGATGGCGCAGCAGGTGTTCGGCGGTCACGGCTATATCGAAGAACACGGCATGAGCCAATTCGTTCGCGATGCCCGCATCGCCATGATCTATGAGGGCGCCAACGGCATCCAGGCGCTCGACCTCGTCGGCCGTAAGCTGGGTCAGAATGGCGGTCGCGCCGTGCAGGCCTTCTTCAAGGAGGTCGGCGAGTTCTGCGAGGAGAACCGCGCCGACGAGAAGATGGCGCCCTTCACCAAGGCGCTGAAGAAGGGCCTCAACGATCTGCAGGCCGCCACCATGTGGCTGGTGCAGAACGCCATGGCCAAGCCCGACAATGCGGGGGCGGCTTCGAGCGACTACATGCATCTCTTCGGCCTGGTGGCGCTGGGCTATATGTGGGGACAGATGGCCAAGGCCGCCGGAGCCAAGCTGGCGCAGGGCGCCAATGGCGCTTCCGCCTTCTACGACAGCAAGCTGGTGACGGCGCGCTTCTTCATGGAGCGGATCATGCCGGAGACCGCGACGCGCCTCGCGCGCATTTCCAGTGGCGCGGATACGCTAATGGCGCTGCCGGCGGAAGCGTTCTAG
- a CDS encoding sulfite exporter TauE/SafE family protein: MGIYLPIAEISVNVFVLLAMGAAVGFLSGMFGVGGGFLITPLLIFYNIPPAIAVATGANQVIASSFSGALSHMKRGTLDFKLGGVLLAGGIVGSTGGVFVFALLRRIGQLDLFISLLYVALLGTVGGLMLVESVNALRATRSGAAPVLKKSGQHNWIHRLPLKMRFRASKLFVSVIPVLGLGAGIGFLSSIMGVGGGFIMVPALIYLLKVPTNVVIGTSLFQIIFTSAYTTLVHASTNQTVDVILAFLLMAGGVAGAQYGAKAGQRLRGEQLRALLALLVLAVAVRLAIDLFVTPPNRYSLAGLS; the protein is encoded by the coding sequence GTGGGCATCTATCTCCCGATCGCGGAAATTTCCGTAAACGTCTTCGTGCTGCTGGCGATGGGCGCCGCGGTGGGTTTCCTGTCGGGCATGTTCGGCGTGGGGGGCGGCTTTCTGATCACGCCGCTCCTGATCTTCTACAACATCCCGCCGGCCATCGCGGTCGCCACCGGGGCCAACCAGGTCATCGCCTCTTCCTTCTCCGGCGCGCTTTCGCACATGAAACGCGGCACGCTCGACTTCAAGCTTGGCGGCGTGCTTCTGGCCGGCGGCATCGTCGGCTCGACGGGCGGCGTCTTCGTCTTTGCGCTGCTGCGCCGGATCGGCCAGTTGGACCTGTTCATCTCGCTGCTCTACGTCGCCTTGCTCGGCACTGTCGGCGGGCTCATGCTGGTCGAGAGCGTGAACGCGCTGCGCGCCACGCGCAGCGGCGCGGCACCAGTGCTGAAGAAGTCCGGCCAGCACAACTGGATCCACCGGCTGCCGCTCAAGATGCGCTTCCGCGCCTCGAAACTGTTCGTCAGCGTCATTCCTGTGCTGGGGCTCGGCGCCGGCATCGGCTTCCTGTCGTCGATCATGGGCGTCGGCGGCGGCTTCATCATGGTGCCAGCGCTGATCTATCTGCTCAAGGTGCCGACCAATGTAGTCATCGGCACCTCGCTGTTCCAGATCATCTTCACCTCGGCCTACACCACGCTGGTGCATGCCTCGACCAACCAGACCGTCGACGTGATCCTCGCCTTTCTGCTGATGGCCGGCGGCGTTGCCGGGGCGCAATATGGCGCCAAGGCCGGCCAGAGACTGCGCGGCGAGCAGTTGCGGGCGCTTCTGGCGCTGCTGGTGCTGGCCGTCGCCGTCCGCCTCGCCATCGACTTGTTCGTGACGCCGCCCAATCGCTATTCGCTCGCGGGCCTGAGCTGA